The Natrinema caseinilyticum genomic sequence GGTCGCGTCTACGTGAATCCGGATCCGTCCCGCGATCTTCCGCCAGAAGAGCACTGGGCGGGCCGCCTCGAGACGGGGCTCGAGGAGAACCTGCGACTCGTCGTCGCGAAGTCGGCGATCGGGCTGTTGGACGCTGGTATCGAGTATCGCGAACCGATGGCGACGGCCCTCTCGTTCGGAACCCGCTACCGGGAATCGGGCTGGGGGCCGGGGCTGACCGTCCTGGGGTGCATGGCGAACGTGATCGACGACCTCGAGCCCGACGACCGAAAGCGGGCGCTGTACACCGGCGCCCGCTACGTCGCGGACGACTGTGCCGACCAGCCGCCCGCCTTCGACCAGCCGTCGTTTTCGACCGACGAGGTCGCCTTCGACCGGCTGAAAGCCTGGTTTCGAAACTGCATCGAGGTTCGCGACGACGACGGTGCCGAGCGCTGTCTCCGGACGGCCGTCGCGACCGGGTGTTCGGAGGCCGAGGTCGCCGAACTCCTCCTCGCGGCCGCGACCGACCACCCCTATCTCTCGAACGGGCACGTCCTCGACTTCGTCAACACGGCCTTCGAGAGCCTCGAGCACGTCGGCTGGGCGGACGCCGACGAGACGCTGGCGAGCCTGGTCGACCCCCTCGCGAGCGCCGACAGGAGCGACGAACGGTCCGCGTGGCGACAGCCGGTCGATCTCGTCGCGCTGCTCGAGGACGTCTACGGCGGCGACGTGACGGCGACGGACGGCCTCGAGCAACTCGCGAGCGAGGGAGCGAAGCGGTCCTGGTCGCCGCCGGTGGCGTTCCAGGAGACGCTCCGTTCCGACGACCCCGAAGCGATCGTCGACGCGCTCGCGACCGCCGTCCGAGAGGGAGCGACGACCGAGGCTCTCGCGGCGGCGGTGGCCCACGCCGCCGCGACTCGCGTCGCCCAGTTCGGGACCGCAAACGAGTTCGCCGACTGGAACACCGTCCACCACACGTTCACGTACGCCAACGCGGTCCACCAGAGCGCGCGCCGGACGGACGCCGTCGAACTCTACCGCGGCGTCTTCGACGCCGCCCTCAACGTGTACCTCGATCGATTCCTCGATACGCCGCCGACGCCGATCCCCGATCCCGGTGCGAACGAGACCGGGCGAGACCCCGAGGCGGTCCTCGCCGATCTCCTCGAGACGTTCGACGTCGAAGGCGCGGTGAACGAGGCGGGGCGTCTCGTTGCCGAGTTCTTCGACTGCAACGGCGATCCCGACCGGTTGAAGCGGACGCTCGGTCACGGTCTGCTGCGCGAAGACGCCGAATTCCACACGCTCCAGAACCTCGAAGGAGCGTTCCGACAGTTCGATCTCGCAGAGGCGCGACCGGCCGACCGCGAGGACGACCTCGCCGTCGATCGCGAGCGACGACGGCGCGTTCCGCTGATCGCGACTGCGCGCTACCTGGCCGCGCACTTCCCGACCCGCCGGCAGGCCGAGCAGACGTTCACGATCGCCGCGCGACTCAATCGCGGTGAGACGGTCCACGACGCGTAGTCGCCGCGCCGTCGAGGCTCTCGCGTTCCACATCCCTTTTCTCTCGGCTTCCCCTATCCTCACGCGTGGAGTGCCACGTCTACTACGAGGGCGACGACGACCCGGAGAAGTGTACCGCGCGTCGCCTCGAGAAGTTCGACAAGGCGACCCTCTACCGGTCGATGAGGCAGGTACCGTACGGGATCGTCCTCAATCCGCACGCCGAGCGAGCGCTCTCGCCGGCCGACGCCGAGGAGGGACTCGGAACGCTGGTCGCACTCGACTGCTCGTGGGAGTCCGCGGAGGCGGCGACGTTCGAGATGCGCGGGGTCCACCGGGCACTCCCCTTTCTGGTCGCCGCGAACCCGGTCAACTACGGGCGGCCGTTTCGGTTGACCACGGTCGAAGCGCTGGCGGGCGCGGCCTGCATTTTCGACGAGTGGGGCCTGGCGGCGGACCTGCTCGAGCCGTTTCGGTGGGGTGAGACCTTCCTGACGCTCAACGAGGAGCCGCTGCGGCGCTACAGCGAGTGTGCGGACTCGAGCGAGGTCGTCGCAGTCCAGGCGGACTATCTGGCTGACGAGGAGTGACCACGTCGGCCGCGGTCGCGCTCCGTGTCCGGACACCGTCGGACGGCGGCGTAATCACAGCGGTTAAATGCTCCACGGCAAAACGAGATGTATGGCCAGTTTCGACGCCGCCGAGAAACGGACGCTCGAGAAGATGATCTGCATGCGCTGTAACGCTCGCAACTCGCCGCGAGCGACGCGCTGTCGCAAGTGCGGCTACGAGAAGCTTCGTCCGAAGGCGAAAGAACCCCGCGCAGCATAATCGAGCGATCACTTCTCCAGCGTCCGCTTTCGTGGAGTCACGTCTCCGGTCGGAAACGGACCGAGTGCCGAGGTCGTTCGGAAGCGGAAAGAGCGTACCCGTCGACGAGCTAATCGAGAAAGAGAACGTCGGTTATCACGAACCGTGTACCGCCGTCGGACGGGTCAGCGAGGTCGATTTCCCACCCGTGGGCGGTGACGATGGTTTCGACGATCTGCAATCCGAGCCCCGTGCCGTCCCTGCTGGTGGAGTACGTTCCATCGAAGATCCGGTCCCGTTGGGCCGCCCGAATGCCGCGGCCGTCGTCTTCGACGTAAAATCCGTCCGTGACGGTTCCGACGGTGATCGTGACGTCCTGCCCGCCGTGTTCGACGGCGTTTCGAAAGAGGTTCTCGAACACTTGCGACAACCGGCTTCGATCCGCTCGAACGGTCCGGTCGGCGTCGACCGAAAGCGTCGCCGGTGCAGTTTCGACGTGGGACCAGCACTCTCGCGCCACCTCGCCCACGTTGATCGGTTCCGTGACGCCGATCGCGTGGCCCTTTCGTGCGAGAACGAGCAGGTCCTCGATCAACAGCCCCATCCGATCGAGCGCATCTGCTACCTCGTCGAGACGGTCGCTATCGGAGACCTCACGTGCGAGTTCCAGATTGGCAGTCGCGACGTTCAACGGATTTCTGAGATCGTGCGACACGACGGAGATGAATTCCTCGAGCGTCTCGTTTTTGCCCTGGAGTCGGCGTTCAGTATTTTTCCACTCGGTAACGTCCCGATACAGCCAGAGGTTCGCTTCGCCTCTCGGGAGGGTATACGGGGTGTACGTCCGCTCGAGCGTTCGTCCATCTGCGAGTCGCACCTCCTCGTCGAATACGGGCTCGCGTCGGTCGAGTATCGTCTCGATCCGGGACCGGAACCGAGCCGGGTTTGCCAGAGTCTCACGGAGTTCCTCGGCCACCTGCGCACAGTCTCGACCGACGAGTTCCGATGGCTCGCTGTCCATCGCCAGGATATCACACAGCGTCGGGTCCACCGCGATGATTTCGCGAGTCGAGTCTTCGACGAGCACGCCGGCAGGGAGGTTCTTCAGTAGCGCCGACAGGACGACGTTGGTTTCGTCGATACCGTTCGTGTTTGTTACTACTGTATTGTCGTTTGCGGGTTTCATAATTCGAATGACAGAGATCGGAACTCAATCGAAACTCGCGGCCGGTGTTTCGAAATCCGCACAGACCCGAAGCAGACGTGACAGAATCTGCGACTGTTGCCGGTACCGAACCGTCCCGCTTCGAGCGTCGTAATCGACAATTCCCGCCTCTCGTAGCTGTGGGAGGGCAGAATGTGTCAATCCGGCCCTCGTTTCTTCGAACTGCTCCTCGGTGAGTCTCCGCTTCGGGACGTCGTTGCTCGCGCTGGCAACGTGTTCAGCCAATCGATCTATCGTCGTGATTTCGTTCTGCACTACGTAATAGAGGACGTATCGCCGTCGGTGACCCGCAATACTTGTCAGTAGACGATCCATTTTTCCATCCCTTCGTCCGGCCGTTTGCAAACGCACGGAGTTTCAGATTCGTCTTCAGTGAATCTGTCCTCTCCCCCATCGTCAGACATGTAATTTCGTATCCGCTCGAGAGACCTATTCTTTACCATAATTTGATATTTATTGTTCGCGTGACGATCGTCAAATACTGAATGTCGATCGGACCTGATTTTACTCTTTCTGGAACATTTGGGCAGAAGAGGATAGATATAGACGATCGCAGCCAACAGATGTCTGATAGATATGTTTTAGGCGCATTCCTGAAAATAATCACCATCAGCATGGTGCCCGTTTCTCGGCCGGTCGAACTCCGGTGGGTCCGAAACTGGGCCACCGAAGGAGTTCGTCGTCGAGCGGACGCCGCACGGACAGCGGTCACCCGGACCCGTCGCGTTCCCGCTCGGGTCGGCTTCCCCGACCGCTCTCCGCTCGCGGGCACGTTGCACCGTTCGCACGGCTCGCAGGACAGACGCTCACGCGCTCACGGAAAATCTGGACCAAGAAACCGCCGATACTCGCTACTCGCTACTCGTCGGGGTACTTCGGTTCCCGTTTCTCTGCTCGCTCCAGCGCCGTTTCGACGACGTCGCGTACGTCACCGTGGAAGACGCTCCCGTGACCCGCGTACATGTGTTCGACGCCGTCGGGCATCCGCTCGAGCAGGTCTCGGATGCTTTCGACGAGCCGTTCGCGCGACTGACCGGCCATGTCGGTCCGGCCGAAGCTCCCGTAGTCGAAGGCACCGTCGTCGTGGACCACGACGTCGCCCGAGAACAGCGTCGAATCGGAGACGAACGAGACGTGGTCGTCAGCGTGGCCCGGCGTGAAGACCACCTCGAATTCCTCGGTTCCGATCCGGACCGTGTCACCGTCGTCGATCGGGTGCGTTCGCGCCGGATGGTCGGCGTACGCGTACACGTCGGGATCGAACGCTTCGACGACGGCCTCGAGTTGGGCCACGTGATCGCCGTGTTGATGGGTCAACACGACCGCCTCGAGATCGTCGGTGTGGCTGTGGATGTCGTCGACGACCCCGTCCATCGCACCGGCATCGACCAGCGTCGCCCGCTCGTCGACGGCGAGATACGCGTTACAGGTGAACGTCTCTGCGTCCTCGGTGACGTGGTGTACTTCCATACCCGGACATTTAGCGGGGGACGGCAAAAACGATGGCATCGGTGTCCCGGTTCTCCGATATTCCGTGTCTCGCGAGTCACGGGCCGTCCGCCCGGATACCGTGAAAGGCGCCGATCGGTTAGACGCGACGACTCCACCGCCCGAATCGAACGCGCTTCCGAAAGCGTTGGCTGGTCAGAAAACCCTAATAAACTGGTAACCCCGGAATTTTTCAACCGGAGGGTCGTACTGAACACTGTATGGGATTCGGGAGCTACGACGAATCCGAACAGCAGGAAGTCGACGCTGATTTTGACGACGACGACGCCGTGAAATCGGGAGAGAACAGCCACGACGGAACGATCGAGTTCGAAAACGGGGCGTCGAGTGACGAGTTGCTCGACCGGCTTAAAGAGATCAAAAACGAAGAGACGGAGGAACCGGACACCTGATGAAAGCCGGGGTACGGGCGCTCGGTATCGCGGAATCGTACCACCCCGACCGCGACCGAAGCACGCTGGCCGGTGCCGTCGTTCGCTCCGATCGGGTCTGTGACGGGCTGGCCTTCGGCGCCTGTACCGTCGGCGGCACCGATGCGACCGACGCCGTCATCGATCTGATCGACGACCTGGACCGGCCGGACGTCCGGTACGTCCTGCTCGGCGCTGTCGCCCCGGCGTGGTACAACCTTCTCGATCTTTCTCGCGTTCACGAGGCCGTCGACCGACCGGTACTCGCCGTCACGTTTGAGGCGAGTACCGGCCTCGCGGCCGGCCTGCGTGACGCCTTTTCGGACGACGAACTCGAAGAGCGCCTCGAGACCTATCGGGCGCTGCCGGACCGCCGTGAGCTGTCGGTCAACGACGAGACGGTCTACGTCAGGTGTCTCGACCTCGAACCGGCCGTAGCCGACGAAGTCATCCGGGCGTTCACGCCGGCGGGTGGCCGACCGGAGCCGATCCGGGTCGCGAGGGTGGCGGCTCGAGCCGCCGATTCGTACGTTCGATCCGGATAGGTTTCTCTCCCGTGCGGATATTTGTCGTACAGTGTCATCTCGGCTTTGCGCCGTCGCTATCGGTTTCTCGGCGCGAATTTCAGACACGTTTCACCGAAATTTCTTCATAGATTAAGATGTAAGAGTGTGACGATGAATACTATTACTGCCCTTCGTTACGTCGGTGCCTTCCTTTTCGTATATATCGGGGCTACAGGTTGGGTCGTTTTATTCTCTGGCAGAGAGAACTGGCTCCGGATACGATTCGATCCTGCGTACGTGTTGATCGTACTAGTCGCGCTAGGGATAGCTGGAATCGGATACTGTGTCGGAGAGAAAGCGGGACTCGGAGAATGAATGGTTGATGACCGATTATAATTTCCGGTAACTATATAATTGGACTGGAGTCCGAGCGAGAATGAAGCCTCCCAAACGGACTATCGCAAAGGTTCTGCCGGATCGGACACATTCCGATGCGCCGATCGCGAATGCGTGTTTTGCCCGCCTCTCTACCCCCGAACGACATTAAAAGGAGAAAACCATAGTAGCCGGCCGTTCGAGCAGTGGCTATGGGTGAAATGACGGATCTCTGTGTGGCGGAGTGTCGGCGCTGTCCGGCGCTCGTCGACTCCCGGAGCCGGATCGTCAACGGAACGGGCCCCGAGGACGCCGACCTCCTGTTCGTGGGCGAGGGACCCGGAGCGACCGAAGACGAGCGAGGCGAGCCGTTCGTCGGCCGGAGCGGTTCCGTCCTCGACGACGGTCTCAGGGCCGTCGGACTCGCGCGCGAGGACGTCCGCATCACGAACTGCGTTCGCTGTCGACCGCCGGAGAACCGCGATCCGTCCGCGGACGAACTCGAGAACTGCCGGGGCTACCTCGAACGGGAGATCGAACGGCTCGATCCCGAAGTGATCGTGACGCTCGGAAAAGTCCCGAGTGAACACCTCGTAGGGCGTTCGGTCGCGGTGACGAAGGAAGCGGGCGACGTAGAGGAGATCCGAATCGACGCCACGCCGTATCGAGTGTTGCTCTGTCTCCATCCGGCCGCGACGCTGTACGACAGGAGTCAACTCGAGACGTTCGAGCGGACCCTCGAGCGGGCGGCGGATCTCGCGGGGGTCGACGGGGCCGAAAGCGGGCAGATGCGACTCGACGGGTTTTGACGGCGGACGTCGAAATTTCGCCGGCGGTTGGATGGCCCATCCGTCGCCAGGAAACGCCCGCTCGCGGCCGGTCGACGGGTGTCGTCCGCCGCCCAGCTTCAGTGGTCTTCGAGCCACCCGAGGGAGACGCGATCGTCGTCGATCGAGCCGACGTAGGGCTTCACGTCGAGAACGGGCGTCCCGTCGACGAGATCGAGTCCCCTGACGCGGAGCGTCGTCCCGTCGCGATCGAGTAGTTCGACGGTGGTCTGTGCGATCGGGTTCGGTCGGTGCGGGCTCCGCGACGCGAAGACGCCGACCTCGAGGTCGGCGGCGTGGGGCGGTCGAGCGGTGAGTCGGTACTCGTCGACCTCGTCGAGGTGAGCGAAAACGACGACGTGGGAGAAGTCGTCGAGGCCCGCCAGGCCGTCCTCGTATTGCGCCTCGAGGACGATTTCGCCCGTCGTCTCGTCGACCTCGTCGTGGGAGACGTCCTCGGGGGAGTCGTGCGGTGAGCGAACGTATCCGATCGGTGTGTAGGTAATCGCCATGGGTGTGGCTGCTGCGTGCGGAAGGGTAGTCGGGCCGAGCGCAACACTCCGTCGATGGTATTCGACCGGCAGCCACTGACTGTAGACGGTTCCGAGGCCGCCCCGAGACCGATTGCCCGAAAGGTAATTCACTTCAACGGGCCACACCGAGTAGACGTATGTGCACCGTCTCGTCCCCACC encodes the following:
- a CDS encoding sensor histidine kinase, with product MKPANDNTVVTNTNGIDETNVVLSALLKNLPAGVLVEDSTREIIAVDPTLCDILAMDSEPSELVGRDCAQVAEELRETLANPARFRSRIETILDRREPVFDEEVRLADGRTLERTYTPYTLPRGEANLWLYRDVTEWKNTERRLQGKNETLEEFISVVSHDLRNPLNVATANLELAREVSDSDRLDEVADALDRMGLLIEDLLVLARKGHAIGVTEPINVGEVARECWSHVETAPATLSVDADRTVRADRSRLSQVFENLFRNAVEHGGQDVTITVGTVTDGFYVEDDGRGIRAAQRDRIFDGTYSTSRDGTGLGLQIVETIVTAHGWEIDLADPSDGGTRFVITDVLFLD
- a CDS encoding 50S ribosomal protein L40e; amino-acid sequence: MASFDAAEKRTLEKMICMRCNARNSPRATRCRKCGYEKLRPKAKEPRAA
- the tsaA gene encoding tRNA (N6-threonylcarbamoyladenosine(37)-N6)-methyltransferase TrmO produces the protein MAITYTPIGYVRSPHDSPEDVSHDEVDETTGEIVLEAQYEDGLAGLDDFSHVVVFAHLDEVDEYRLTARPPHAADLEVGVFASRSPHRPNPIAQTTVELLDRDGTTLRVRGLDLVDGTPVLDVKPYVGSIDDDRVSLGWLEDH
- a CDS encoding DUF99 family protein → MKAGVRALGIAESYHPDRDRSTLAGAVVRSDRVCDGLAFGACTVGGTDATDAVIDLIDDLDRPDVRYVLLGAVAPAWYNLLDLSRVHEAVDRPVLAVTFEASTGLAAGLRDAFSDDELEERLETYRALPDRRELSVNDETVYVRCLDLEPAVADEVIRAFTPAGGRPEPIRVARVAARAADSYVRSG
- a CDS encoding DUF5786 family protein; the protein is MGFGSYDESEQQEVDADFDDDDAVKSGENSHDGTIEFENGASSDELLDRLKEIKNEETEEPDT
- a CDS encoding uracil-DNA glycosylase, which gives rise to MGEMTDLCVAECRRCPALVDSRSRIVNGTGPEDADLLFVGEGPGATEDERGEPFVGRSGSVLDDGLRAVGLAREDVRITNCVRCRPPENRDPSADELENCRGYLEREIERLDPEVIVTLGKVPSEHLVGRSVAVTKEAGDVEEIRIDATPYRVLLCLHPAATLYDRSQLETFERTLERAADLAGVDGAESGQMRLDGF
- a CDS encoding Rieske (2Fe-2S) protein, giving the protein MTADDDFRATVSLADLEDTGRELVTVDGTAIALFHHEGEVRAVDNRCPHMGFPLSEGSVADGILTCHWHHARFELSCGDTFDPWADDVRTYPTDVRDGRVYVNPDPSRDLPPEEHWAGRLETGLEENLRLVVAKSAIGLLDAGIEYREPMATALSFGTRYRESGWGPGLTVLGCMANVIDDLEPDDRKRALYTGARYVADDCADQPPAFDQPSFSTDEVAFDRLKAWFRNCIEVRDDDGAERCLRTAVATGCSEAEVAELLLAAATDHPYLSNGHVLDFVNTAFESLEHVGWADADETLASLVDPLASADRSDERSAWRQPVDLVALLEDVYGGDVTATDGLEQLASEGAKRSWSPPVAFQETLRSDDPEAIVDALATAVREGATTEALAAAVAHAAATRVAQFGTANEFADWNTVHHTFTYANAVHQSARRTDAVELYRGVFDAALNVYLDRFLDTPPTPIPDPGANETGRDPEAVLADLLETFDVEGAVNEAGRLVAEFFDCNGDPDRLKRTLGHGLLREDAEFHTLQNLEGAFRQFDLAEARPADREDDLAVDRERRRRVPLIATARYLAAHFPTRRQAEQTFTIAARLNRGETVHDA
- a CDS encoding DUF7344 domain-containing protein — protein: MDRLLTSIAGHRRRYVLYYVVQNEITTIDRLAEHVASASNDVPKRRLTEEQFEETRAGLTHSALPQLREAGIVDYDARSGTVRYRQQSQILSRLLRVCADFETPAASFD
- a CDS encoding DUF367 family protein, which translates into the protein MECHVYYEGDDDPEKCTARRLEKFDKATLYRSMRQVPYGIVLNPHAERALSPADAEEGLGTLVALDCSWESAEAATFEMRGVHRALPFLVAANPVNYGRPFRLTTVEALAGAACIFDEWGLAADLLEPFRWGETFLTLNEEPLRRYSECADSSEVVAVQADYLADEE
- a CDS encoding MBL fold metallo-hydrolase; this encodes MEVHHVTEDAETFTCNAYLAVDERATLVDAGAMDGVVDDIHSHTDDLEAVVLTHQHGDHVAQLEAVVEAFDPDVYAYADHPARTHPIDDGDTVRIGTEEFEVVFTPGHADDHVSFVSDSTLFSGDVVVHDDGAFDYGSFGRTDMAGQSRERLVESIRDLLERMPDGVEHMYAGHGSVFHGDVRDVVETALERAEKREPKYPDE